The following proteins come from a genomic window of Acidobacteriota bacterium:
- the glpX gene encoding class II fructose-bisphosphatase, whose protein sequence is MSLDQSFELDFIRVTEQAAIEAAKTMGFGDRERSDRVAVEAMRRELDELEIACRIVIGEGERDEAPMLYIGEQLGRGVGQEDAFAVDIAVDPLEGTNLCATGTNDATAVLAASERGGLLHAPDVYMDKIVVGPTARGEVHIDAPVAENLRGIARAFKREVSDLTIVVLDRERHAQLIDDIRSAGARIRLIGDGDLSGGIAAAVRGTGVHAAMGIGGAPEGVLAAAAMRCLGGEIQARLRALSPDQNERLDALGIHDLDRIYRTEDLAPGENILFSCTGVTDGELLPGVRFFGGGSRTSTLFMSRRSNMIRFVDTIHRVEGDTPIRLH, encoded by the coding sequence ATGAGTCTCGACCAGTCCTTCGAGCTCGACTTCATCCGGGTCACCGAGCAGGCCGCCATCGAAGCGGCCAAGACGATGGGTTTCGGTGATCGCGAACGCTCCGACCGAGTCGCCGTCGAGGCGATGAGGCGCGAGCTCGATGAGCTCGAGATCGCTTGCCGAATCGTCATCGGCGAGGGCGAGCGCGATGAAGCACCGATGCTGTATATCGGCGAACAGCTCGGACGGGGCGTCGGTCAGGAAGACGCCTTCGCGGTCGATATCGCGGTCGATCCACTCGAAGGCACCAATCTCTGCGCCACCGGCACCAACGATGCCACCGCCGTGCTCGCCGCATCCGAGCGCGGCGGTCTGCTCCACGCCCCGGACGTCTACATGGACAAGATCGTCGTCGGGCCGACGGCCCGGGGCGAGGTGCACATCGACGCGCCGGTAGCGGAGAACCTGCGCGGAATCGCCCGCGCCTTCAAGCGCGAGGTCAGCGACCTCACCATCGTGGTGCTCGACCGCGAGCGCCACGCCCAGCTCATCGACGACATCCGCAGCGCCGGAGCCCGTATTCGCCTGATCGGCGACGGCGACCTTTCGGGCGGCATCGCCGCCGCCGTTCGAGGCACCGGCGTGCATGCCGCGATGGGTATCGGAGGAGCCCCCGAAGGAGTGCTGGCGGCGGCCGCCATGCGCTGCCTCGGCGGCGAAATCCAGGCCCGCCTGCGAGCCCTCAGCCCGGATCAGAACGAGCGTCTCGACGCCCTCGGGATCCACGACCTCGATCGCATCTATCGCACCGAGGACCTGGCGCCGGGCGAGAACATCCTGTTCAGCTGCACCGGCGTCACCGATGGCGAGCTGCTGCCGGGGGTGCGCTTCTTCGGCGGCGGCT
- a CDS encoding acyl-CoA dehydrogenase family protein — protein MSRFPGVDFIDLEALLSEEERMARDTVRAFVDDKIKPIIEECHRDGRFPIELLPEMGALNLFGATIDEYGLPGLNNVAYGLIMQELERGDSGLRSFISVQSSLVMYPIYAFGSQAQKDRWIPPLSTGEAIGCFGLTEPDFGSNPGGMRTRARKDGNEWVLNGSKQWITNGSLADVAVVWAQTDDGIRGFLVEKGTPGYTATDQHGKFSLRASNTSELGFAECRIPADNILPKTVGVKNALMCLNQARYGIAWGGLGAAMDCYNTALEYSKERIQFGGQPIACHQLVQEKLVWMLSEITKGQLLALQIGRLKDQGKVKHHHISLGKRNNVWVARESARLAREILGANGIVDDYPVIRHMLNIESVFTYEGTHDIHGLILGEAITGIAAFNPPTQNVKKAVAVTEST, from the coding sequence GTGAGTCGTTTCCCCGGCGTGGACTTTATCGATTTGGAGGCTCTTCTCAGCGAAGAAGAGCGTATGGCGCGCGACACCGTGCGCGCATTCGTCGACGACAAGATCAAGCCGATCATCGAGGAATGTCACCGCGACGGCCGCTTCCCCATCGAGCTGCTGCCGGAGATGGGCGCCCTCAATCTCTTCGGCGCCACCATCGACGAGTACGGCCTCCCCGGACTGAACAACGTCGCCTACGGCCTGATCATGCAGGAGCTCGAGCGCGGCGACTCGGGCCTGCGCAGCTTCATCTCGGTGCAGAGCTCGCTGGTCATGTACCCGATCTATGCCTTCGGCTCGCAGGCCCAGAAGGATCGCTGGATCCCGCCCCTCTCCACCGGTGAGGCGATCGGCTGCTTCGGCCTCACGGAGCCCGACTTCGGCTCCAATCCGGGAGGCATGCGAACGCGCGCCCGCAAGGACGGCAACGAGTGGGTGCTCAACGGCTCGAAGCAGTGGATCACCAACGGCTCACTGGCCGACGTGGCGGTGGTCTGGGCCCAGACCGACGACGGCATTCGTGGCTTCCTGGTCGAGAAGGGCACCCCGGGCTACACCGCCACCGACCAGCACGGCAAGTTTTCGCTGCGCGCCTCGAACACTTCCGAGCTCGGCTTCGCCGAGTGCCGCATCCCGGCGGACAACATCCTGCCCAAGACGGTCGGCGTCAAGAACGCCCTGATGTGCCTCAACCAGGCTCGCTACGGTATCGCCTGGGGCGGTCTGGGGGCGGCGATGGACTGCTACAACACCGCCCTCGAGTACTCCAAGGAGCGCATCCAGTTCGGCGGTCAGCCGATCGCCTGCCATCAGCTGGTACAGGAAAAGCTGGTGTGGATGCTGTCGGAGATCACCAAGGGTCAGCTGCTGGCGCTGCAGATCGGTCGCCTCAAGGACCAGGGCAAGGTCAAGCATCACCACATCTCCCTGGGCAAGCGCAACAACGTCTGGGTGGCCCGCGAGTCGGCCCGCCTGGCGCGCGAGATCCTGGGCGCCAACGGTATCGTCGATGACTACCCGGTGATCCGCCACATGCTCAACATCGAGTCGGTGTTCACCTACGAGGGCACCCACGACATTCACGGCCTGATCCTGGGCGAGGCGATCACCGGCATCGCGGCGTTCAACCCTCCGACCCAGAACGTCAAGAAGGCGGTCGCCGTCACCGAGAGCACCTGA
- a CDS encoding type II CAAX endopeptidase family protein: MLDALRPLSPFLLTALTVALLELRFRRHPEALPPAFGHPGRRALGLALVAFFLFAALFTPLAMAPSAAEVDVETLTPWQLFLLPFLLTVILLGWALLARQGGDWSDALRVLRLRERRWWRELRVGLVWGIFAWAFVLVASLLVAGLLQRFGWDALTNAGPPDLVVYLAGLPWVLRLAVSLSAGIFEETFFRGLLQPQLGVGLSTLFFVLAHIAYGSPVLLVGVTVLSLIYAYLARSRGSVVAAIVAHSLFDGIQLLVVIPAALAGADLVSSVGG; this comes from the coding sequence ATGCTCGACGCCCTGCGTCCTCTGTCCCCATTCCTTCTGACGGCGTTGACCGTCGCCCTTCTGGAGCTGCGCTTCCGGCGCCATCCGGAAGCCTTGCCGCCGGCTTTCGGCCATCCCGGTCGCCGGGCCCTCGGGCTGGCGCTGGTGGCCTTCTTTCTCTTCGCCGCCCTGTTCACGCCGCTGGCGATGGCACCGTCGGCGGCCGAAGTCGACGTCGAGACCCTCACCCCCTGGCAGCTCTTCCTGCTGCCTTTCCTGCTGACGGTGATCCTGCTCGGTTGGGCTTTGCTCGCCCGTCAGGGCGGCGACTGGTCCGACGCGCTGCGGGTGCTGCGCCTGCGCGAACGGCGGTGGTGGCGCGAGCTGCGCGTCGGGTTGGTCTGGGGGATCTTCGCGTGGGCTTTTGTGCTCGTCGCCTCGTTGCTGGTGGCGGGGCTGTTGCAGCGCTTCGGCTGGGACGCCCTCACCAACGCCGGACCTCCCGACCTGGTGGTCTACCTCGCCGGCCTGCCGTGGGTCTTGCGCCTCGCCGTCAGCCTATCCGCCGGAATTTTCGAAGAGACCTTCTTCCGCGGCCTCCTGCAGCCGCAGCTCGGAGTCGGTCTGTCGACCCTGTTCTTCGTCCTGGCGCACATCGCCTACGGCTCTCCGGTGTTGCTGGTGGGCGTCACCGTGCTGTCTCTCATCTACGCCTATTTGGCCCGCTCCCGGGGCAGCGTGGTGGCCGCCATCGTGGCCCATTCCCTGTTCGATGGGATCCAGCTTCTGGTGGTCATTCCGGCGGCTCTGGCGGGGGCCGATCTGGTAAGCTCCGTCGGTGGTTGA